The Salmo salar chromosome ssa06, Ssal_v3.1, whole genome shotgun sequence genome window below encodes:
- the rps6kc1 gene encoding ribosomal protein S6 kinase delta-1 isoform X2, whose amino-acid sequence MASGRSSPNQPLGGSSTITSTHSSPSLPPLYDYQQHHHQQHTSNPAPGSPAPEVSRTSRTALFPSSLRRGNANARETKRDYLDRASEHIRLAVQKEAEQDYQSAFSYYRSGVDLLLQGVQGEPSPTRREAVKRRTAEYLIRAEQISNQHLRNSMGQGSTQTVAMGAQCSTATCRGGQQSPAEELRAYMVLGVIDKVLLVMDKRTQETFILKGLRKSSDCGRPKRTIMPHSVPHMVRLRKFIVSEDTVFLLLHYAEGGKLWSHIGKFLRNSSPEDSFDIPFIQKSHTTAVHSAQHAAPKLGLDSGSSGSGPGAGSGSGCVLQRQGESSLVLPQKSALPPGQADSLRHQPDSGATSELEECTDSYLNLCNEYEQEKVEPEALGEEEEKEGEGCVSRGQEASSLDVTVTTTTTSSRTRSLLSNDSLCSPISAQELRFFTETAGDHNNGRCQDIGQDHGEVFSPLLSPAVPLSLDQSKRTPMEFFRIDSKDSASEVTWCPDSAELRPKPDPSKPLPFLSTSDLGSEVTDLSDLVEEVKGHGGGSDRWGLDGSDQGSNESVPVISFKEAVVEDEGRPPDLLVNLPGVMGGEGLVGVTGEVEALVEELVSSGVCLALETKASPKLTQPDVLQLHHELEEGEGLAVGRALPSRDKHTTSSSPCTSLWDDCGLAFGQDDKMASGAPVLPNKDFLPASTVSIAPLSSSNTDIPFIDSLSSLPERLEAILNPQAHPDSLVLNPDGTMAGSNRGQDGTGASSGAESALGVESQFQASKAGVEDMVESDKDVSRLFAELDQLSAVASQARIPEEFVRCWAVDMVSALDSLHQEGIVCKDLNPNNILINSKGHVELTYFCSWSDVEDSYDREAIANMYSAPEVGGISEETAACDWWSLGAILFELLIGKSLLQCHPAGISRHTALNVPEFVSEEAMSLLVELLQFNPIERLGAGVAGAEDIKSHPFFGRVDWPK is encoded by the exons ATGGCCTCAGGCCGTAGCTCGCCCAACCAGCCACTGGGAGGCTCCAGCACCATCACCAGTACCCACAGTAGCCCCTCTCTGCCCCCCCTGTATGACTACCAGCAGCACCACCATCAGCAGCACACCTCGAATCCAGCCCCCGGCTCCCCAGCCCCCGAGGTCAGTCGAACCAGCAGGACAGCGCTGTTCCCCTCCAGTCTGAGGAGAGGTAACGCTAACGCTAGGGAAACCAAGAGAGACTACCTGGACAGGGCTAGCGAACACATCCGATTGGCCGTGCAGAAGGAAGCAGAGCAGGACTACCAATCAGCGTTCTCCTACTACAGGAGCGGGGTGGATTTGCTTCTGCAAGGGGTGCAAG gcgaGCCCAGCCCTACGAGGCGGGAGGCAGTGAAGAGAAGGACGGCTGAGTATCTGATCCGTGCTGAGCAGATATCCAATCAGCATCTGAGAAACAGCATGGGTCAAGGGTCAACACAGACAGTG GCCATGGGGGCGCAATGCTCTACCGCCACCTGCAGAGGGGGTCAGCAGAGTCCAGCCGAGGAGCTCAGGGCCTACATGGTGCTGGGGGTCATCGATAAG GTTCTTCTGGTTATGGACAAGAGAACCCAGGAGACCTTCATTTTGAAA ggcTTGAGGAAGAGCAGTGACTGTGGGAGACCCAAGCGGACCATCATGCCTCACTCTGTGCCCCACATGGTGCGCCTGAGGAAGTTCATCGTCTCAGAGGACACTGTGTTTCTTCTGCTACATTACGCTGAGG gTGGGAAGCTGTGGTCTCACATTGGGAAGTTCCTGCGTAACTCCAGCCCGGAGGACAGCTTCGACATTCCCTTCATTCAGAAAAGCCACACCACGGCAGTCCACTCTGCCCAACATGCTGCTCCCAAGCTGGGCTTGGACTCTGGCAGCTCTGGGTCTGGGCCTGGAGCTGGGTCTGGTTCTGGATGTGTGCTCCAGAGGCAAGGGGAGTCTTCTCTTGTCCTCCCCCAGAAGAGTGCTCTGCCTCCTGGGCAGGCTGACAGCCTTAGGCACCAGCCGGACTCTGGAGCGACCTCTGAGTTAGAGGAGTGCACCGACAGTTATCTGAATCTCTGTAATGAGTACGAACAAGAAAAGGTAGAACCAGAAGCtctaggagaggaggaagagaaggagggagaggggtgtgtGTCGAGAGGACAGGAAGCATCGTCGCTGGATGTCACCGTCACCACGACAACCACTTCCTCCAGGACTCGCTCACTGCTTAGCAACGACAGCCTCTGCTCTCCAATCAGCGCCCAGGAGCTGCGTTTCTTTACTGAGACGGCCGGGGATCACAACAACGGGCGTTGCCAGGACATCGGGCAGGACCACGGCGAGGTGTTCAGCCCCTTGCTCTCCCCCGCCGTTCCCCTCTCGTTGGACCAGTCCAAACGCACCCCCATGGAGTTCTTCCGCATCGATAGTAAGGACAGTGCTAGCGAGGTGACGTGGTGTCCCGACTCGGCCGAGCTGAGGCCCAAACCAGACCCTTCCAAGCCACTCCCCTTCCTGTCCACCTCTGACCTGGGCTCTGAAGTCACAGACCTGTCGGACCTAGTGGAGGAGGTGAAAGGTCATGGAGGTGGATCTGACCGGTGGGGTCTGGATGGTAGTGACCAGGGCTCTAATGAGTCGGTACCAGTCATCTCCTTTAAAGAGGCAGTGGTGGAGGACGAGGGTCGACCCCCTGACCTCCTGGTCAACCTGCCTGGGGTCATGGGTGGGGAGGGGTTGGTGGGGGTAACTGGGGAAGTGGAGGCCCTTGTGGAGGAGCTGGTGTCCTCGGGGGTGTGTCTAGCCCTGGAGACCAAAGCCTCCCCTAAGTTGACCCAGCCGGATGTCCTGCAGCTCCACCATGAGcttgaggagggagaggggctggctGTGGGGCGGGCCCTCCCCTCGAGGGATAAACACACCACTTCTTCCTCTCCCTGCACCTCCCTGTGGGACGACTGTGGCCTGGCCTTCGGACAAGATGATAAAATGGCTTCCGGAGCTCCCGTACTCCCGAATAAGGACTTCCTCCCTGCCAGCACTGTGTCTATAGCCCCGCTCTCTTCCTCCAACACAGATATTCCATTCATTGACTCACTTAGCTCACTTCCTGAAAGATTAGAAGCCATTTTGAACCCACAGGCACACCCTGACAGTTTGGTTCTTAACCCAGATGGGACGATGGCTGGCTCCAACCGCGGTCAGGATGGAACAGGGGCCAGCTCTGGGGCAGAGAGTGCACTAGGCGTTGAGTCCCAGTTCCAGGCCAGTAAGGCTGGTGTGGAGGACATGGTAGAGTCAGATAAGGATGTGTCTCGGCTGTTTGCAGAGCTTGACCAGTTGTCTGCTGTAGCGTCCCAGGCCAGGATTCCAGAGGAGTTTGTGAGGTGCTGGGCGGTGGACATGGTCTCTGCCTTGGACTCACTCCATCAGGAGGGCATCGTCTGTAAGGACCTCAACCCCAACAACATCCTCATCAACAgcaaag GCCATGTTGAGCTGACGTATTTCTGCAGCTGGAGTGACGTGGAGGACTCCTACGACAGGGAGGCCATCGCCAACATGTACAGTGCACCAG